The following coding sequences lie in one Polynucleobacter necessarius genomic window:
- the lapB gene encoding lipopolysaccharide assembly protein LapB yields the protein MIQIATSWLLLLSVMFGIGWLASRWDLRLENRMDERERMRQQRSTFKGLSLLLNEQPDQAIETLVKIAQLDPETIELHFSLGNLFRRRGETERAIKVHQHLANRDDLKPRDRDHAAYELGRDFLRAGLLDRAEASLNRVGDGKFAVPAKESLLETYQVERDWKKAIIAATELESLQGKSYHTKIAQFHCELGQDALRRKDLGDAEQSIARALQAVPNHARALILQGDYLMAVERPAQAIEVWSLVAASHPAYMHLLADRWMVAHTALAKENEGLDRLCDLLKTQASGELLDVVHKQIMKIRGPQAANAMLFEVMQHSPSLSALSKLAETRLALEEGSANPERLMELQSILSLLRQRTTSLARYTCGNCGFRARRFYWQCPGCNRWEAYSPRRSEGSAPSGPSM from the coding sequence GCATGCGACAGCAGCGCTCAACCTTTAAAGGTTTAAGCCTCTTATTAAACGAGCAACCTGATCAAGCAATTGAAACTCTAGTGAAGATTGCCCAATTAGATCCAGAAACCATCGAATTGCATTTTTCTCTGGGTAATTTATTCCGTCGTCGTGGTGAGACTGAGCGCGCCATTAAAGTTCATCAGCACCTTGCTAATCGGGATGATTTAAAGCCGCGTGATCGTGATCATGCTGCCTATGAACTGGGGCGTGATTTCTTGCGTGCAGGCTTACTTGATAGAGCTGAAGCCTCTCTCAATCGCGTTGGTGATGGCAAGTTTGCTGTGCCTGCAAAAGAAAGTCTTTTGGAGACGTATCAAGTAGAACGAGATTGGAAAAAAGCCATCATCGCTGCTACCGAGCTTGAAAGTCTGCAAGGGAAATCATACCATACTAAGATTGCCCAATTCCATTGTGAATTGGGGCAAGATGCATTGCGTCGCAAGGATCTAGGTGATGCAGAGCAATCGATAGCAAGGGCGTTGCAGGCTGTTCCTAATCATGCTCGCGCTTTAATTTTGCAGGGTGATTATTTAATGGCGGTAGAGCGCCCAGCCCAAGCAATCGAGGTTTGGAGTTTGGTTGCAGCCTCTCATCCTGCTTATATGCATTTATTAGCTGATCGGTGGATGGTGGCTCATACCGCTTTAGCTAAAGAAAATGAAGGACTTGATCGCCTTTGTGATTTGCTCAAGACTCAAGCTTCAGGTGAGCTCTTGGATGTTGTTCACAAGCAGATTATGAAAATTCGAGGACCTCAGGCAGCAAATGCCATGTTGTTCGAAGTAATGCAGCATTCTCCAAGTTTGAGTGCTTTATCTAAGTTAGCCGAAACCCGTTTGGCCTTAGAAGAAGGTAGCGCCAATCCAGAAAGACTCATGGAATTGCAATCTATCTTGAGTCTATTGCGGCAGCGTACTACTAGCTTGGCTCGTTACACTTGTGGTAATTGTGGCTTTAGGGCGCGAAGATTCTATTGGCAATGTCCAGGATGTAATCGCTGGGAGGCATATTCACCACGACGTAGCGAGGGGTCTGCTCCTAGCGGTCCTTCGATGTAA
- a CDS encoding UDP-glucose dehydrogenase family protein, with amino-acid sequence MKVTIIGSGYVGLVTGACFAEQGNNVFCVDVDPKKIEILNAGGVPIYEPGLKEMIERNRAAGRLQFSTDIAASVAHGDIQFIAVGTPPDEDGSADLQYVVAAARNIGRYMTTPKVIVDKSTVPVGTADKVSDAITEELEKRGLSAELCSVVSNPEFLKEGAAVEDFMRPDRIVIGTESTPAGLRAKEQMRKLYAPFNRHHERTYYMDVKSAEITKYAANAMLATRISFMNELANLADLVGADIEAVRQGIGSDSRIGYGFLYSGTGYGGSCFPKDVSALSKTAKEHGRDLKILDAVEAVNELQKYILVEKIEKRFGKDLKGMKFALWGLAFKPNTDDMREAPSRVIIAELVKRGAKVVAYDPVAMPEAKHALEIDFRNNPEGLKQVSMTDDPMSALNDADSLVIVTEWKVFRSPDFDLLMQKLTRPIIFDGRNLYEPASMQELGVEYYGIGRHN; translated from the coding sequence TTGAAAGTCACCATCATTGGCAGCGGTTATGTCGGTCTCGTTACAGGAGCTTGTTTTGCTGAGCAAGGTAATAATGTATTTTGCGTAGACGTTGATCCTAAAAAGATTGAGATTCTTAACGCTGGCGGCGTGCCGATTTATGAACCCGGCCTAAAAGAAATGATCGAGCGTAATAGAGCGGCTGGCAGACTTCAGTTCTCCACTGATATTGCTGCCTCTGTTGCTCATGGCGACATACAGTTCATTGCGGTAGGCACTCCTCCAGATGAAGATGGCTCCGCAGATTTGCAGTATGTTGTCGCAGCAGCTCGAAATATCGGTCGCTATATGACCACCCCCAAGGTCATCGTTGATAAGTCAACCGTACCAGTAGGCACTGCAGATAAAGTCTCTGACGCCATTACCGAGGAGCTGGAAAAAAGAGGTCTATCTGCAGAATTGTGTTCGGTTGTCTCTAACCCTGAGTTTCTGAAAGAAGGTGCTGCGGTAGAAGACTTCATGCGTCCTGACCGTATTGTGATCGGTACAGAAAGTACCCCTGCTGGTTTACGTGCCAAAGAGCAAATGCGAAAACTTTATGCACCATTTAACCGCCACCATGAGCGTACCTATTACATGGATGTGAAAAGTGCGGAGATAACAAAATATGCTGCTAATGCGATGTTAGCTACGCGCATCTCCTTTATGAATGAGTTGGCCAATTTGGCGGACTTAGTAGGTGCGGATATTGAAGCGGTTCGTCAAGGTATTGGATCAGATAGTCGGATTGGTTACGGCTTTCTATATTCAGGTACAGGCTATGGCGGCTCATGTTTCCCAAAAGATGTGTCAGCGTTATCAAAGACCGCTAAAGAGCATGGTCGCGATCTCAAAATCCTTGATGCCGTCGAAGCTGTCAATGAGTTGCAAAAATATATCTTGGTAGAGAAGATCGAAAAGCGCTTTGGTAAAGATCTGAAGGGTATGAAGTTTGCTCTGTGGGGTTTAGCATTTAAACCCAATACAGACGATATGCGTGAAGCGCCTAGTAGAGTCATTATTGCTGAGCTGGTAAAGCGTGGCGCAAAAGTAGTGGCATATGACCCAGTTGCCATGCCAGAGGCTAAGCATGCATTGGAAATAGATTTTAGGAACAATCCTGAAGGTCTTAAGCAAGTATCAATGACCGATGATCCGATGTCCGCTCTAAACGATGCTGATTCCTTGGTAATAGTGACTGAGTGGAAGGTTTTTAGAAGTCCTGACTTTGATCTGCTGATGCAAAAACTGACTCGCCCCATCATTTTTGATGGACGCAATCTATATGAGCCAGCCTCTATGCAAGAATTAGGCGTTGAGTACTATGGCATTGGACGACATAATTAA
- the rfaE1 gene encoding D-glycero-beta-D-manno-heptose-7-phosphate kinase, producing the protein MEKANPEQFSKTRLLVVGDVMLDRYWFGDTNRISPEAPVPVVQVGKIDERLGGAANVARNVAALKANTTILGIVGNDESGKRVVELLKAGGVDSQLEIDADVPTIVKLRVIARQQQLIRLDFEEAPSEKALAHKLERFEKLVGDADVVILSDYGKGALGQVAHMIEQARAQNKMILVDPKGEDYEKYRGATVLTPNRSELRQVVGKWSSEEGLTNKAQELRKSLDLEALLLTRSEEGMSLYTDAGMSHVKAQAREAFDVSGAGDTVIATLAVALAAKWPLERAMALANRAGGIVVGKLGTATVTSEELQ; encoded by the coding sequence ATGGAAAAAGCCAACCCAGAACAGTTCTCCAAAACTCGCTTACTAGTAGTGGGGGATGTCATGCTGGATCGCTATTGGTTTGGTGATACCAATCGTATTTCTCCTGAGGCGCCCGTTCCGGTTGTGCAAGTAGGTAAGATTGATGAGCGTTTGGGCGGAGCAGCCAACGTTGCCCGTAACGTTGCTGCGCTGAAGGCCAACACTACTATCTTAGGTATTGTTGGTAATGATGAGTCTGGTAAACGTGTGGTTGAGTTGTTAAAAGCCGGTGGCGTTGATAGCCAGTTAGAAATTGATGCAGATGTGCCAACGATTGTGAAGCTGCGCGTGATTGCCCGTCAGCAACAGTTAATTCGTTTGGACTTTGAAGAGGCTCCTAGTGAAAAGGCGCTAGCCCATAAATTAGAGCGTTTCGAAAAATTGGTTGGTGATGCAGATGTGGTGATTCTGTCTGATTACGGCAAGGGTGCTTTAGGTCAAGTGGCTCATATGATCGAGCAAGCTAGAGCCCAAAATAAAATGATCTTGGTTGATCCTAAGGGCGAGGATTACGAAAAATATCGCGGCGCCACTGTTTTAACCCCGAATCGTAGTGAGTTACGTCAAGTAGTTGGTAAGTGGAGTAGCGAAGAGGGCTTAACTAATAAGGCTCAAGAACTCAGAAAATCCCTTGATCTAGAAGCTCTACTATTAACTCGTTCTGAAGAGGGTATGAGTCTGTATACCGACGCAGGAATGAGTCATGTCAAAGCGCAGGCACGTGAAGCCTTTGATGTTTCTGGTGCCGGCGATACGGTGATTGCAACGCTTGCCGTGGCACTAGCTGCTAAATGGCCGTTAGAGAGGGCTATGGCACTTGCAAACCGTGCTGGTGGCATCGTCGTTGGTAAGCTTGGAACTGCAACCGTTACTTCAGAGGAATTACAGTGA
- the rfaD gene encoding ADP-glyceromanno-heptose 6-epimerase, whose product MTIIVTGTAGFIGANIVQALNARGEKNIIAVDDLRPADKYRNLADLDIVDYLDKDEFLDAFRSGRLGKIKVVFHEGACSDTMETDGIFMMANNYRYTMDLLDICTEQKVQLLYASSAATYGGSDVFVESREHEKPLNIYGYSKFLFDQVMRKRFAENANTAQVVGFRYFNVYGPRESHKGRMASVAFHQYHQYKANGYVKLFGEYGGYGPGEQSRDFVSVEDVVKVNLYFLDHPEISGIFNLGSGRAQPFNDVAHAVVNAMRKLDKAQSVSLVELAKEKTIEYIPFPDALRGKYQCFTQADLTKLRAAGYTEPFLNVEQGVGRYIEWLEANSGFLANPV is encoded by the coding sequence GTGACTATTATCGTAACTGGCACGGCTGGATTTATTGGTGCCAATATCGTTCAAGCCCTCAACGCTCGGGGAGAGAAAAATATTATTGCGGTCGACGATCTACGTCCTGCAGATAAGTACCGTAATCTAGCGGATCTTGATATCGTCGATTATCTCGATAAAGATGAGTTTTTAGATGCATTTAGAAGTGGTCGCCTCGGCAAGATTAAGGTAGTTTTTCATGAGGGCGCATGCTCTGATACGATGGAGACTGATGGTATTTTCATGATGGCGAATAACTATCGCTACACCATGGATTTGCTCGATATTTGTACAGAGCAAAAAGTGCAACTTCTCTACGCTTCCTCTGCAGCTACCTATGGTGGCTCTGATGTTTTTGTAGAAAGTCGTGAACATGAGAAACCTCTCAATATTTACGGGTACTCTAAATTTTTATTTGATCAGGTGATGCGTAAGCGCTTCGCTGAAAATGCAAATACTGCACAAGTAGTTGGTTTTCGTTATTTCAATGTCTATGGGCCTCGTGAGTCACATAAAGGGCGTATGGCCTCAGTCGCGTTTCATCAATATCATCAATACAAAGCCAATGGTTATGTAAAGCTATTTGGTGAGTACGGTGGCTATGGCCCTGGCGAGCAAAGTCGTGATTTTGTGTCTGTTGAAGATGTGGTGAAGGTCAACCTATATTTTCTAGATCACCCAGAAATCAGCGGCATTTTTAATCTGGGTAGCGGTCGCGCGCAACCTTTTAATGATGTAGCTCATGCGGTTGTCAACGCAATGCGTAAGTTAGATAAAGCACAATCAGTTAGCCTAGTCGAATTGGCAAAAGAAAAAACCATTGAGTACATTCCTTTTCCGGATGCGCTCAGAGGAAAATACCAGTGCTTTACACAAGCCGACCTTACTAAACTGAGGGCTGCTGGATACACAGAACCCTTCCTAAATGTTGAGCAGGGTGTAGGCAGATATATAGAGTGGTTAGAGGCTAATTCTGGTTTCTTAGCTAACCCCGTGTAA
- a CDS encoding ComEA family DNA-binding protein — protein MTQYLILGSAQNLLKAVAVTLYVSGSGAVYATPINVNMVTQTELESIKDIGSSKAKTIIAERLDGGHFQDANDLQKRVRGIGMKSVEKMVDNGLTIEAPSSFREPNRRTKKEGAASSRRSSRHQTRVLAISRSVREQVAEIKPLRV, from the coding sequence ATGACTCAATATTTAATTTTAGGTAGTGCGCAGAATTTACTAAAAGCTGTAGCTGTGACGTTATATGTTTCTGGTTCTGGAGCGGTGTATGCTACCCCCATTAATGTCAATATGGTCACTCAAACTGAGCTGGAAAGCATCAAAGATATTGGATCCTCAAAAGCAAAGACAATTATTGCGGAACGATTAGATGGCGGGCATTTTCAGGATGCCAATGATTTGCAAAAACGAGTGCGTGGCATAGGGATGAAATCTGTCGAGAAAATGGTGGATAACGGTCTAACTATTGAGGCGCCGAGTTCCTTTCGGGAGCCAAATAGACGTACTAAAAAAGAGGGCGCGGCTTCTAGCCGACGCAGTTCTCGTCATCAGACTAGAGTGCTCGCAATCAGCCGGAGCGTACGGGAACAAGTCGCCGAAATTAAGCCCTTGCGTGTATGA
- the cysM gene encoding cysteine synthase CysM: MSTPSSYLTISQTVGNTPLVRLQRIPGLENENRNNVILGKLEGNNPAGSVKDRPALSMISRAQECGEIKPGDTLIEATSGNTGIALAMTAVMLGYKMILVMPENQSIERRQSMAAYGAELILTDASGGMEFARDYALQLQKEGRGKLLDQFANPDNPRAHIETTGPEIWRDTDGQITHLVSAMGTTGTITGVSTFLKSMNPEIQIVGVQPEEGSQIPGIRKWAPEYLPKIYQGDKVDRVEYVSQADAEEMTRRMAVEEGIFCGISAGGALVAALRIARQVENATIVFVVCDRGDRYLSTGVFPA, encoded by the coding sequence ATGAGCACACCTTCCTCCTACCTTACTATTTCCCAGACAGTAGGCAATACGCCTTTAGTACGATTGCAGCGTATTCCTGGTCTAGAAAATGAAAATCGCAATAACGTGATTTTGGGTAAGTTAGAAGGAAACAATCCAGCCGGGTCGGTTAAGGACCGACCTGCGCTGTCGATGATTTCTCGAGCCCAAGAATGTGGCGAAATTAAACCTGGTGATACGTTGATTGAAGCGACGAGTGGCAATACGGGAATTGCGTTGGCGATGACAGCAGTCATGCTTGGCTACAAAATGATTTTAGTCATGCCTGAAAATCAAAGCATTGAGCGACGTCAAAGCATGGCCGCTTATGGGGCCGAATTAATCTTGACGGACGCTTCAGGGGGCATGGAGTTTGCAAGAGATTACGCCCTGCAGCTCCAAAAAGAGGGGCGGGGCAAATTGCTCGATCAATTTGCTAACCCTGATAACCCTAGAGCGCACATAGAAACTACTGGGCCTGAAATTTGGCGTGATACGGATGGGCAGATTACTCATCTTGTTTCCGCTATGGGGACGACAGGAACGATCACTGGCGTATCCACTTTTCTCAAGTCGATGAATCCCGAGATACAGATCGTTGGGGTCCAGCCTGAAGAAGGCTCCCAAATTCCTGGAATTCGTAAATGGGCGCCAGAATATCTACCAAAAATTTATCAGGGCGATAAGGTGGATCGCGTTGAATATGTTTCTCAGGCGGATGCAGAAGAAATGACTCGTCGTATGGCGGTTGAAGAAGGCATATTCTGTGGCATTTCAGCTGGAGGAGCCTTGGTGGCGGCCCTCAGAATAGCGCGTCAAGTTGAAAATGCTACTATTGTTTTTGTAGTATGTGACCGTGGTGACCGCTATCTATCGACAGGAGTTTTTCCTGCTTAA
- a CDS encoding lytic transglycosylase domain-containing protein, which yields MSFRVSHLLFAITLIGCTSTPTQPTQTQQPIVNQTNDSVSEAYFSQNLNELLSQVSQNQEIPLPSLESGFSDAKTIPSIRKLVLPPSGTFKKNWLAYRKRFIEPVRLKAGKAFWEQNQAFLSQIEQDSGVPAEIIVAIIGIETIYGRQTGNFRVKDVLSTLAFSYPETPNKLAREQLFKDQLKDLILMCWAEAGGRLPSKYSTQGVNATRFNACLNQNSSYAGAIGLPQFMPSSIRSFAVDGDGDGQIDLRQSPKDAIASVANFMKKHGWQPGMPISFPVQANGINAAKELANGEPQLKFTVQELIDKGILTKKQGDLQSGGVEPQSKAFIVDLPYPDKEGMDQVQYFVGLNNFLTIVQYNRSYFYAQSVAEFAEALGYKNQSVVPVDTPMKTNYSKTSTEKSKSKKTHSKKNGKPS from the coding sequence ATGAGCTTTCGCGTCTCCCACCTATTGTTTGCAATCACACTGATTGGATGCACCAGCACCCCAACTCAGCCAACTCAAACTCAGCAACCCATCGTAAACCAGACCAATGATTCAGTCTCGGAGGCTTACTTTAGCCAAAACCTCAACGAGCTATTGAGCCAGGTTTCCCAAAATCAAGAAATCCCTCTCCCAAGCCTAGAATCGGGCTTTTCAGATGCTAAAACGATTCCATCGATTCGGAAATTGGTATTACCCCCATCGGGCACTTTTAAAAAGAATTGGCTAGCCTACCGAAAACGCTTCATCGAACCGGTTCGACTAAAAGCTGGCAAAGCCTTTTGGGAGCAAAATCAGGCCTTTTTGAGTCAAATTGAGCAAGACTCGGGCGTGCCCGCTGAAATTATTGTGGCCATTATTGGGATTGAGACGATCTATGGCCGGCAAACTGGTAATTTCAGGGTTAAAGATGTTTTATCCACCCTTGCCTTTAGTTACCCAGAAACGCCCAATAAATTAGCCCGAGAGCAGTTATTTAAGGATCAACTCAAGGACCTGATCCTCATGTGTTGGGCTGAGGCAGGCGGCAGGCTGCCCTCTAAATACAGCACTCAGGGAGTCAATGCCACTCGCTTTAATGCCTGCTTAAACCAAAATAGCTCATATGCTGGCGCCATTGGGCTGCCCCAATTTATGCCCAGCAGCATTCGAAGTTTCGCAGTAGATGGTGATGGAGACGGTCAAATCGATCTCAGACAAAGCCCCAAAGACGCTATTGCAAGCGTTGCTAACTTTATGAAGAAACATGGCTGGCAACCTGGGATGCCCATTTCTTTTCCAGTTCAAGCAAATGGCATCAATGCTGCAAAAGAATTGGCCAATGGTGAACCTCAATTGAAATTCACTGTTCAAGAACTTATTGATAAGGGCATTTTAACCAAGAAACAGGGTGACCTTCAAAGTGGCGGAGTAGAACCTCAGAGCAAAGCCTTCATCGTCGACTTGCCCTACCCTGATAAAGAAGGTATGGACCAAGTGCAATATTTTGTTGGGTTAAATAACTTCCTGACGATCGTTCAATACAACCGCAGTTACTTTTATGCGCAAAGTGTTGCTGAGTTTGCTGAAGCTTTAGGGTATAAAAATCAAAGTGTAGTACCCGTTGATACTCCGATGAAAACTAACTATAGCAAAACGAGTACCGAAAAATCAAAGTCTAAGAAGACTCACTCTAAGAAAAATGGGAAGCCTAGTTGA
- a CDS encoding electron transfer flavoprotein subunit beta/FixA family protein, whose translation MKILVAVKRVVDYNVKIRVKSDNSGVDLANVKMSMNPFDEIAVEETVRLKEAGVATEVVVMTAGATQCQETLRTALAIGADRAILVETASDVDLQPLAVAKILKALSEKEQAQIIILGKQAIDDDSNQTGQMLASLMDIPQATFASKVVVADGKATVTREVDGGLETIALTLPAVITTDLRLNEPRYVTLPNIMKAKKKVIDIVKPEDLGVDIAPRLKTIKVEEPPKRSAGVMVADVAALVEKLKNEAKVI comes from the coding sequence ATGAAAATCTTAGTAGCCGTAAAACGCGTTGTAGATTATAACGTCAAAATTCGGGTCAAATCTGATAACTCAGGTGTAGATCTAGCAAATGTCAAAATGAGTATGAACCCTTTTGATGAAATCGCCGTCGAAGAAACGGTTCGTTTAAAAGAGGCTGGTGTAGCAACGGAAGTGGTGGTGATGACTGCTGGCGCGACCCAATGCCAAGAAACTCTGCGTACCGCTTTAGCGATTGGAGCTGATCGTGCCATTTTGGTAGAAACAGCTTCTGATGTTGATTTACAACCTTTGGCAGTAGCGAAGATTCTCAAGGCACTCTCCGAAAAAGAGCAAGCGCAAATTATTATTCTTGGTAAGCAAGCTATTGACGACGATAGCAATCAAACCGGTCAGATGCTTGCTAGCCTGATGGATATCCCACAGGCAACCTTTGCTTCTAAAGTGGTAGTTGCTGACGGTAAAGCTACCGTGACTCGTGAAGTGGATGGTGGATTGGAAACTATTGCACTGACATTGCCTGCTGTTATTACGACTGACTTGCGTCTTAATGAACCCCGTTATGTCACTTTGCCTAACATCATGAAGGCCAAGAAAAAAGTGATTGATATTGTCAAGCCTGAAGATTTGGGCGTCGACATTGCTCCGCGTCTCAAAACAATCAAAGTAGAAGAGCCACCTAAGCGCTCTGCCGGTGTCATGGTTGCTGATGTCGCAGCTCTTGTAGAAAAACTTAAAAATGAAGCGAAGGTGATTTAA
- a CDS encoding electron transfer flavoprotein subunit alpha/FixB family protein has protein sequence MAALVIAEHDNQSLKAATLNSVAAALQCSPEVDILIAGSSADAAVQAAAQIAGVRKVIQIDAANLADQLAEPLAAQILSIANGYSHILAPATANGKNVLPRVAAKLDVAQLSDITKVVSADTFERPIYAGNAIAIVQSSDPVKVITVRTTGFDPVAANGGSAAIEKAAAADSMTQSSFVGRELTKSDRPELTAAKIIVSGGRGLGSGEKYQELIAPLADKLGAALGASRAAVDAGYVPNDYQVGQTGKIVAPQLYIAVGISGAIQHLAGMKDSKVIVAINKDPEAPIFSVADYGLVADLNTAIPELTKALG, from the coding sequence ATGGCCGCACTCGTTATTGCAGAACACGATAATCAATCTTTAAAAGCAGCTACGCTTAATTCGGTGGCCGCAGCCTTGCAATGCTCTCCAGAGGTGGATATTCTTATTGCTGGGAGTAGTGCTGATGCCGCTGTTCAAGCCGCTGCTCAAATTGCTGGCGTTCGTAAAGTAATTCAAATTGATGCGGCAAATTTAGCAGATCAGTTGGCTGAGCCTTTGGCAGCTCAAATTCTTTCCATTGCCAACGGCTATAGTCACATCCTCGCACCAGCCACTGCCAATGGCAAAAATGTCTTGCCACGCGTAGCCGCTAAATTGGATGTTGCTCAGTTATCTGACATTACCAAAGTAGTTAGTGCCGATACATTTGAGCGTCCGATCTACGCAGGTAATGCCATTGCCATTGTGCAATCTTCAGACCCTGTAAAGGTGATTACCGTTCGTACGACAGGCTTTGATCCTGTTGCTGCTAATGGTGGTTCTGCTGCTATCGAAAAAGCTGCTGCTGCAGATAGCATGACTCAATCATCTTTTGTAGGGCGTGAACTGACTAAATCAGATCGCCCAGAACTCACTGCCGCTAAGATCATCGTCTCTGGTGGTCGTGGCTTAGGGTCTGGTGAAAAGTATCAAGAACTGATTGCGCCACTAGCCGATAAGTTAGGTGCTGCCTTGGGTGCGTCTCGCGCAGCGGTAGATGCAGGTTACGTTCCAAATGATTACCAGGTAGGCCAGACTGGCAAGATTGTGGCTCCTCAGCTTTATATCGCTGTGGGCATCTCCGGTGCTATTCAGCATTTGGCGGGAATGAAGGACTCTAAAGTGATCGTTGCGATCAATAAAGATCCAGAGGCGCCTATTTTTAGTGTTGCCGATTATGGACTCGTTGCGGATTTAAATACTGCTATTCCTGAGCTCACAAAGGCCCTGGGTTAA
- a CDS encoding META domain-containing protein yields MIHQYKPLKPTSLPLKKLFMAVSCLGIGLFAGCANVIPSCGAKISPPSSELKNTKWELTRWNLPPNNNGEVRTRQIPKGDASNPIQIIFDATGQRVSGSTGCNRFTASLDEDSRGFSLKQIASTKMACSPQRMELENDFLYELNDYRSIVRNGDQLLMVGTDREVLSFTQKPNN; encoded by the coding sequence ATGATCCATCAATACAAGCCCTTAAAGCCCACCAGTTTGCCTTTAAAAAAGCTATTTATGGCTGTTTCTTGCCTGGGTATTGGACTTTTTGCTGGATGCGCTAATGTCATACCGTCATGCGGAGCCAAAATAAGCCCGCCAAGTAGTGAGTTAAAAAACACTAAATGGGAGCTTACTCGCTGGAATTTACCACCCAATAACAATGGCGAAGTACGCACACGCCAAATTCCAAAGGGTGATGCGAGCAATCCGATACAAATTATTTTTGATGCCACTGGTCAACGTGTCAGTGGATCAACAGGTTGCAATCGCTTTACTGCCTCCCTAGACGAAGACTCTCGCGGATTTTCTCTTAAGCAAATTGCAAGCACCAAAATGGCTTGTAGTCCACAGCGCATGGAATTAGAAAATGATTTTCTATACGAATTAAATGACTATCGCAGCATTGTGCGCAATGGTGATCAATTGCTCATGGTTGGCACTGATCGTGAAGTGTTAAGTTTTACGCAAAAGCCTAATAATTAA
- the rpsP gene encoding 30S ribosomal protein S16: MVVIRLARGGSKKRPFYSIVATDKCNRRDSNFIERIGYFNPQAVATEQAMRIAQDRLIYWAGVGAQISPTVVRLIKNNLAV; the protein is encoded by the coding sequence ATGGTCGTCATTCGACTGGCACGCGGCGGTTCTAAGAAGCGCCCTTTTTACAGCATCGTTGCTACTGATAAGTGCAACCGTCGTGACTCGAACTTTATCGAGCGTATTGGTTATTTCAACCCACAAGCAGTGGCCACTGAGCAAGCAATGCGCATTGCTCAAGATCGTTTGATTTACTGGGCTGGTGTTGGTGCGCAAATCTCCCCAACAGTAGTTCGTTTGATTAAAAATAATCTAGCTGTTTAA
- the rimM gene encoding ribosome maturation factor RimM (Essential for efficient processing of 16S rRNA) → MSAPSPNDLIELGAISEAQGLQGQVKVRPHSSEPVALLSSKSVWLSLIPRRDVGVSVSTEQVSLTEYKVKSAKMHSGNVVMSLEGISDRDQALALKGARILVARDAFPKADSDSYYWVDLIGCKAVNLQDEVLGEVVDITENSAHGVIAIGIPETKEMKYLVPFVKEVVQKVDLPNKTITLDWQSDWQ, encoded by the coding sequence ATGAGCGCACCTTCCCCGAATGATTTGATTGAACTCGGCGCTATATCTGAGGCGCAAGGTTTGCAGGGCCAGGTCAAAGTTAGACCTCACTCTTCAGAGCCTGTAGCACTTCTCTCTTCTAAATCAGTTTGGTTATCTCTTATCCCACGTAGGGATGTCGGCGTTTCTGTGTCCACAGAGCAAGTCTCATTGACGGAATATAAAGTAAAGAGTGCCAAGATGCACAGCGGCAACGTTGTGATGTCACTTGAGGGCATCAGTGATCGCGATCAAGCTCTTGCATTAAAAGGTGCAAGGATATTGGTGGCTCGCGACGCATTCCCAAAGGCAGATAGCGATTCTTATTACTGGGTTGATCTCATCGGATGTAAGGCGGTCAATCTGCAAGACGAGGTTCTTGGTGAAGTTGTTGATATTACTGAGAATAGTGCGCATGGTGTCATTGCAATTGGCATACCCGAGACTAAAGAAATGAAATATTTGGTGCCATTTGTCAAAGAGGTTGTCCAAAAGGTCGACTTACCAAATAAAACGATTACCCTTGATTGGCAGTCTGACTGGCAATAA